AGCGCATCATCGCCGTGGCTTCCGGCAAGGGCGGCGTGGGCAAATCCACCGTCGCTGCCAATCTCGCGGTCGCGCTCGCCAAGAGCGGCGCCAAGGTCGGCCTCTGCGATTGCGACCTCTACGGCCCTTCCGTCGCACAACTGTTCGGCAGCCACGAACGCCCGATGGCCAACGAACGGGACGAGATCATTCCGATCGAGGCCTATGGGCTGAAGCTGATGTCGATGGGCTTCCTGCTCGAAGACCGCTCGCCCGTTATCGTCCGTGGCCCGATGGCCACCCGCTATACGCAGCAGTTCCTCCGCCAGGTGGAATGGGGCGAGCTCGATTATCTCGTCCTCGATCTTCCGCCCGGTACCGGGGATATCCAGCTCACCATCGTTCAAACCGTCGCGGTGGATGGAGCGGTGATCGTGACCACCCCGCAGGAGATGGCCCTGATCGATGCGCGCAAGGCGGTTTCGATGTTCGCAAAAGTGAATGTGCCGATCCTCGGTCTGATCGAGAACATGGCGTGGTTCGAATGCGACCACGGCCAGCGCTACTATCTCTTCGGCGAAGGCGGCGGCGTCCGAGAGGCAGCCATCCTGAACGTGCCCCTGCTGGCCCAGATCCCGATCGATCCCCAGACCCGCGAGAGGGGCGATGCAGGAACACCCGTGGCCCTCATTCCGGCGGCCGAGCATCCGGTTTCTGCTGCCTTCCAAGAAGTCGCTGCGGCCATGCGGGCAAAGCTGCCGGTGGGATGATTCCCCGATGAAGGCTCTCCTGCCACTCCTGGCCTTCTAACAGGCTGCGACCGGTATTCCATGGCATCGGTGGAAGGCGTCAAAACCTTCCTTGAACGCTCGGCTCCGGCCACGGTCCCGGCGGACAAGGTGGTCGACCAAGCCCTCGATCTCTACCCGCGCAGCGATGGCGAAACGCGGGCCAGGTTGATCGCCGGTCTCTACCGGATCACGGAGCAGCGGGGCGATCTGAAACAGGCCTTCGAGAAGGCCGGCGATCCCATCGGCAAGAAGCTCTGGGACGATATCCAGGAGATGGGCAAGGGCCTGAGCGAGGACGGCTTCTAGCGCACGGGCCGAAGCCCCGAACTTCCCGGTGGCGGAATGGTCGTGCTGCGTCATAGTCGGGCGGGTCTTCCTTCTGCTTCCGATGCTCCGTACTCCACCTCAGCTCTTCGATGACTTCGAGGCCGGGCTCATGACCCGGGAACAACTGCACGTGGCAATGGCTTTCCATGCCCGCAATCTGATCGAGGAGGTCGTGGAGGCACGGGAGAATCCCTTGGCCGCATGGTGGGAAGGGGTTCTCGCCCGCAAGACCGCATCACGCCTCGCCGCGCGGCACGGCGAGCGCCGGGTGCGGGCGATTTTCTCGGCCTTGGCCCAAGTCCCGGATTTCCTGCCCGCCCAGTGGCTCTGGAACGCAAACCATCAGCACGTTCCCCTCTTCTGTTTCCTGCGACTCCGCCGCGAACCGGTTTTCCGCCTCGCGAATGTGGTCAACGAGGCAGGCATCGTGACCGTCACGATCGAATATGGATCCGCCGACAAGCACGACACCACACGCGAGGAGTTCGTGCTGACCCACAAGCGTCAGGGTGGTCTTGAGGTGAGCTCCCGCAGATCCCTCAACTAGGGATTTCACTACCACATTCGGGTGCTGGCGAGCTCGGCACAAAGGCCCGAGCCTCAAGCGATGAAAGTCGCTCTTCTTGCCTTCCTATCCGTTCAGATCGCGGCAGCGGAGCCCACGCGTCCCAACGTGCTCTTCATTCTGGCGGATGACATGAAGGCCGCTCTCGGCTGCCAAGGTAACATCTTGGCCAAGACCCCGAACCTCGACCGCCTCGCCAAGTCCGGCGTCCTCTTCAGCAAAGCCTACTGCCAATTCCCGCTCTGCAATCCCTCCCGGGTATCCATGCTCACCGGACGCTATCCGAAATCGACCGGCGTTCTCGGAAACCGTGACGAGTTCCGCGGGGCCCATCCCGGGTGGATCACCCTGCCTCAATGGTTCAAGCAGCACGGCTATGTCGCAGCCAGCAGCGGTAAGATCTTCCATGGCGGAATCGACGATCCCCTTTCTTGGACCGATAGCGCGATGCAGGACCTCAAGATCGAGAAGCGCCCGAAACAGACCCAATGGCCGCAACCCGGCGACGAGACGCTATCAAAAGACAAACGCAGCGACCGCCGCATCGTATTGGAAGGAAACGGCGACGGGCATCCCGAGAATGCCGTAGCAGACCGGGCCATCGCCTTTCTCCGGAAGCAGCATGAGAAGCCCTTCTTCCTCGCCTGCGGCTTTGTCCAGCCTCACAGCCCGCCCACTGCCCCCCGCGTCTTCTACGATAAGTGGCGTAGCGAGGACTTTCCCTTGCCGCAGGACTTCGCTCCACACCCGATCGTTCCCGAGGGCTTCCCGCAATCTTCCATCCGGAAGACCAATGCCGATCTTTTCATCGGCCGCGATGCCAGCGAGGCAGAAGCACGCCAGATGATTCACGCCTACCATGCCGCCATGTCATGGAGCGACTGGAATGCGGGACGAGTCCTCGACGAACTGGATCGCACGGGCCTCTCGCAGAACACGATCGTCGTCTTCTGGAGCGACCATGGCTACCAGCTCGGGGAGAAAGGCAAGTGGTCGAAGGCCGGCTCGCTCTTCGAGGCTGGGGCACGGGTCCCCATGATTGTCCGCGCCCCCGGAATCAGCCCCGCTGGAGCCCGTTGCGAGCGCGTGGTCGAATCGATCGACCTCTTTCCCACCCTCTCCGCGCTTTGCGGATTGCCAACTCCGACCGGCATCGAAGGCCGGGACCTGTCCCCGCTGCTCAAGGAACCGAATTCGGCTTGGGAGCATCCGGCATTCACGATCTGGAGCGAGGATGGTAAAGAAGCCACCGGCATCTCCATCCGGACGGAGAAATGGCGCTACACCGAGTATCCCGGAGACAGTGCCGTGCTACTCGATTCCGCTAACGATCCGGGCGAGACACGGAACCTCGTCCGGGATCCAGCCCATGCCGCTGTGATCAAAGAGCTCTCTTCCAAGATTGCTGAGTTCCAAGGGGAAACGCGCTAGAACAGGTGCTCGGCGGCAGTTCGCTTCAAACAATTGCGTCTCCCGACCCGATTTCTCGAAACATCGGGCATTTCGGAACGTTTAGTTTATCCCATGAATCCGAAGCAATCCCAGTGGGTTTGGAGCGCCAGCGGTGTCGCCTTGGCTTTGGGTGCCGGCGTAATGATTGGAAGGATCAGCTCCTCCGGGAATGATGCTGCGGACGGAACACGCTCGCCCCTCTCCGCCCGCGACGGAGCGCATCACGGGGAGGGCGGAATGACCCTCGCCGAGCGCGTCCAGCGCAAGCGCGCCGAAGAAGGTCGCGGTACCGCCAGCCGCCCGGTGGAAACGGATCTCAAGGCGATCTTCGAGACGACCAGCCGCCTCGACCGCACCCAGAAGCTGCTCGCATTCCTCGATCGCCTGCCGACCGAGCAGTTCGCCTCGGTCTATGAGGAGTTCCGAAACATGCCCGGCGTGAATCTCCGTGGTTCCGAGAGGTCGCTGATTCTTCAAGCATGGGCAGAGCGCGATCCACACTCCGCCCTCGGCTTCCTCCAAGAGAAAGGCGCGGAGGACTGGGAGCGCGAAACCACCGTGGCGACATGGGCGGCGAATGATCCCCAGGCCGCCTTCGCATGGGCTCAGACTGCCCAAGACGAGGGCGACGTTAACAACTGGCTGCTCGGTGCCACCCGCGGCATCGCAGCGACCGATCCGGAACTCGCCCGCGATTTCCTGGCCCAGCTCGAAGGCCGCACCCGGGAACAGGCACTCGACGCCATGCGCCCCTACGTGATGCAGTACGGCTTCGACTACGCCGCGGCGTGGATCTCCGGAATGGGCGATGAGGAAACCCGCAACCGGGTTTCGCGCAACATGGCGCGTGATCTCGCCGAGGCGGATCCTGCCCAAGCTGCCCAGTGGAACAACGGCATGACAAATGTCGACCTGCGGCGCGACGTCTCTGAAACCGTGGGCGACCGCTGGGCTGCACGCGATCTCACCGCAGCGCTGGATTGGGTGGAAAGCCTGCCACCGAATGTGAGATCGGAAGCTGCCGAGGGACCTGCGCGGCGCTACGCCCGCCAAGATCCGGAGGCCGCCGCAAAGTGGTTGGCAAGTCTCGGCAATGACCCCGATCTCGATGGTGCACGCCAGATCTTCATCGAGGAAAGTTTCCGCAGGTCGCCCCAGACCTCGCTTGAGTTTGTCTCGAACCTCAGCGACCAGCGCGCACAGATCGGCGTTTACCAGCGCTATCTCGGTGGCTGGATGCGACGCGACGAAAATGCCGCGCGACAGTGGCTGAACTCGAACGCCCAGAACCTGCCGCCGCAGGTGGTGGCCCGCTTCAACCCGCCGCCCCGCTAAGGTTGGAATCCTAGCTCACACAAAGAAGAAGCCCCGGTCCTGCGACCGGGGCTTCCTCGTTTAAAAACCTTTGGAGCTTCGTAGGCTTAGCAACCGCATCCGCCACCACCGCAGCATCCACCCTTCTCCGCTTCAGCAATGTCCTTGTCAGTCGGCACGCGACCGAGTTCGAGGGTCATGTTCACATACTTGCCGATTGTGCGTTGCAGGGACTCCAGCTCGCCTTGGGCATCCAGGAAAGCGCTAGCCACCTCGTTCCGCATCAATTCGTCGCGCGCGGCTTCGAATTCGCGGATTTCGGTCGGAGCCAGCTTCACGCCGGCGTGTTGCTTGTGATGAAGTTCTTCGCCGCGCTCGTGCACCGTCTGATACATCAGGCGTGCGGCATCGTCGTCCAGGAAACGCTCCACGTCCTTCTGGAGCTTGGCGAAGTGCCCGTCTGCAGCGATGGCGGCACAGAGTTCGCGGGTCTTCTCCATCACGGGGGAGGTCTCGGTCAGCAGAGTCATGGGGCCTTCCCTAGTCCCAGCAGGCCGGACTGGCAAACGCGATCTTGCGAAATCGTGCGGCCCGACCACGTAATTCCCCCGCCCCGATGAAGCGCATCCGCCGCCATGTCCTCCGCGCTTCCGCGGTCCTGCTACTGCTCGCCGCCCTGCTCTTCGGCATCATCGGCTGGTTTGGATCGGAGCATCTGGTCTCCCCGAAGCGGCGCGGACTTCAGGACTATCACCGGGAGATCCTCACCAATCCCGACCACTACGGCCTGAAGATCGAAGCCTATACCGGCCCGGGCAAGACACCCTGCCTGCTGGTCACGCCGAGTGCGAAACCCGGGGAGGCGAAGAAGTCCCTGATCGCCCGCGACGAATTGGCCAAGCGCGGCGTGAAGCTGCCCGATTGGGGCGGGCAAGTGGGCACCGTCATCCTGCTGCACGGGCATGGCGGGAGGAAGGAAGACCACCTGCCGATCTGCGAGCGCTTCTGCGCCGCTGGTTTTCGCTGCATCGTCCTGGACCTGCCGGGGCAGGGCGAACACCCCGCGCTCTACGGCACCTTCGGCCTGCGCGAGGCACCGCTGGTGGAAAAGATTCTCGACGAGGCCTCCAGCCGCTTCGCATTCCAGCCATCGCCCGCCTTTCTCTTCGGCGTTTCGCAGGGTGTCTCGGTGGCACTCCAGACTGCGGCGCGGAACCCAGATAAATGGGCGGCGGTGGCGAGCATCGCCACCTTCAGCTCTCTCGATCGGCCCGTGCTGCGCTCCGCTCAGGAAATGACGCCGGCGAGCCTGCACTTCTGCTGTCCGGCGGCGGCTCTCAGTGTAAGCTGCGGGGCTCGCGTCCGGGCCGGGTTCTGGCCTGCGGATGTCCGGCCTGCCCGTGCGGCCTCCAAACTGACCATGCCGGTGATGATCAGCCATGGCGACAAGGACCCCTATATCGGGATCGATCAAGCACGGGAAATCTTCGACGCCCTTCCCTCCGCCCGGAAACGCTTCCGAGTGGTCGAGGGAGCGGACCACAACCACGTCCTTTCCATGGGCTCGCATGCCTTGTATGCCGACGTGTGCCAGTTTTTCCACGAGGCTCGCACCGCTCAAGACACTGCGTCCGGGCGTTCCGAGTAAAGCGAATGGGAGCTATGTGAGCTCTACGTAAAACCCGGCTCCCGGGCGTTAAGAGAAAGTAAAGTTCCTCGCTGTTTTGCGTCATCAGCGTCTTGAGTGAAACCGTGAAAACAATCCTCCTGCTCCCGGTTCTCACTCTCCCGGCTCTCGCCGAGGTTCCCTTCCAAGTCGCCGCCGAGACCGCCAGCATCCGGTTCACTCCCGAGGGAAACGGCTTCGTCATGGAGGTGAACGATCCGGGCAACCACGCGTGGATGCTCCAAAGCACCGACAACAGCTCGGGCTGGACCAATATGGCCACCCACCGCGTTTTCAACGGCTCGCTGCGCATCCCGGTTCCTCGCGACGGATCACGCCGTCTGTTCCGGTTGAATTCGGATGTCGCGGGGCAGGTCTCTTCGTCGGCCGCGAATGCGCTGATCCTCCCCGGATCTCCCTACAACTACGCGAACGCGGCCCTGCCCGCCCATCTGCTCACCCCCCAGATCCAAGGTCAGAACAACACCCCCGTTACCAATCCGACCACCAATGCCGGAGCAGCCTTGGGCCGCGTGCTCTTCTATGACAAGCGGCTGTCGGCGAACCAAACGGTATCCTGCTCATCGTGCCATCAAGCGCAGCACGGCTTCTCCGATCCCCGCAAGTTCAGCGTCGGTTTCGATGGCGGTCTTACCGACCGAAATTCGATGGGCCTGACCAATGCGCGCTACTACCTGCGGGAGAACTTCTTCTGGGACGAGCGTGCCGCCACCCTGGAGGATCAAGTGCTGATGCCGATCCAGAACGAAGTCGAGATGGGGATGACGCTCGACCTGTTAGTCCAGCGGATCGATGCCGAGCCCTTCTACGACGAGCTATTCACCGCTGCCTTCGGCACTCCCGAGGTGAATGTCACGCGGATCTCGCGCGCCTTGGCCCAGTTCGTCCGGTCCATCGTTTCGGGGAGTTCGAAATATGATCTGGGTGTCCCCACCAACTTCTCGAATCTCACCGCACTGGAGAACCAAGGCCGACAGATTTTCCAAGGTCCGGCGGGAGGCTGCGCCGCGTGCCACGGCAGCGACAATTTCGTGCCGGGAAACGCCATCTTCAACAACGGCTTGGAGAATCCCTATGTGGACAAGGGTTTGGGGGAAGTCACCGGGCTCACTTCGGACGAGGGCTTCTTCAAGGTATCATCGCTGAGGAACATCGAGCTGACGGCCCCCTACATGCACGACGGTCGCTTCGCCACGCTTGAGCAGGTAGTCGAATTCTACAACTCGGGGGTCGTCAGCCACCCCAATCTCTCCCCTCAACTCCGCCTTCCTCCCGGCCCTCCGGGATCTCCGCCACCACAACCGCGTCGCCTGAATCTCACGGCCCAGCAAAAAACCGCATTGGTCGCCTTTCTCAAGACCCTCACGGACACCAGCGTGACCACCCATCCCAAATACTCCGACCCCTTCCGTTATCAGGCGCAGTAGTGAGACGACAGTCAGTGAAATGAAAAAGGCGCGGAGGCTTCCCTCCGCGCCTTTCTTTGAATCCGAAGATCAACCGCCGTAGGACGATTCCACGCGCTGCGCGACATCGCGGTAGCCGTAGTCGACTTCGTAGATCTGCTTGAAGGAATCGAGAGCGCCATCCTTGTCGCCCATCTGCTCGTGGATGAGGCCCTTCTCGTAGAGCACTTCCTTCTTGGTGTTGTCCATGCCGTGCATGTCGGCGAGGGCATCGGCCAGCTGCTTGGAAGCCATGTCGAACATGCCCTTCGCCTTGAAGGTCTTGCCCAGCAGAAGCAGCACCTTGGACTGGATGTGCGGATTCCGCTTCGCCTGCTGAAGGTGCGGGATCGCTCCGCTGTGATCACCGGCGTTGAAGAGGGCCTGGCCCAACTCGTAACGGGAGATCGGGTCGGTCGGGTTGATCTCGACGCGCTTCTTGGCCTCTTCCACGGCCTCCGCGATGCGTGCGCTACGGCGCTCGGCAAGCATGGCCTGCACCTCCGGATCGTCGGGGTTCGACTTCGCACGCTCTTCGAGCTCCTTCATGTGCGAGTCGGCCACCTTGTCCTTCATGTGCCCGGCCTTGGTCTGAAGAGCCACGTCCCCGTTGCTGAGCGTGAAGCCCCACGAGTAGAAATTGAACGCACCTTCCCAGTCCTCGAGTTGCTCGTAGATACTGGCGAGGTCCTTCACCGTCGCGAGGTTGTTGGTGTCCTCGTTATAGCGCATCACGAGACGGTCGCGGCGATCCTCCAGCTGATCCCGGGTAAGGCCCGTCTTGCTTGCCTCATCGAGCGCGGCGGCCTCGCCCTTGTTGCGCTGGAGGTCCGCCATCTTGGCCGTCTCGCTCCAGCCACCGGACTTCATCGAAGCCTTGGCGGTGCAATCCTTCTCGCCCTTGATCGCGGCGGAATCGGTCGGGTGATGCTTGATGATGTCGCGGTAGACCTCTGCGGCCTTGGCGGGCTCGTCACGGCTCTGGTAGTAGTCCGCGAGCTTGTGCAGGAGCTTCGAGTTCTCCGGATGACCTTGGCGCACGGTTTCAAGCGCGAAGGCGGCGCTGTCGGGCAGGCCGAGCGCATTGAAGGCTTCGAACAGCAAATCGTTGGCTTCGGCATTGTAGGCATCCTTCTCCAATTCGGCCTCGATCAGAGGCACGGCGGAGGCGGGATCCTTCTTCACCTGGCTGGCAATCTTCATCAAACCCATGCCGCCCGTCTTCACGCCGAAGATCGAGCCTCCCTTCTTGGGACCGCCTTGCACGATGCTTTCGCACTTGCGGAGCACCTTGCGTCCATCGAGGAAGGCAGGAGCATCCTTGAGCACGGGCTGCAGGAGCTTGACGGCGTAGCCGTGGTTATTCGTTTGGACTGCGCTGAGGGCCTTCAACCAGAGGGCCTTCACGTTCGGTGCGAGTTCCGCTTCGGTGATTTCGGGCATGGAGCGAAAATGGATGGTTTTTGGTGAAAGAACCGGACCTCTGGGGACCGGCGGACCTAAGTGAAGCCCGATGCGCGGCCTTGGCAAGCCCCGGAATGAGAAGTGCCGCAGAAACGGGTTCTGCGGCACTTTTTGAAGCTGCGATGTATATACGAACCGCTTCAGCGGTTCTTCACGAAGCCCTTCCGCGGGCGGGCGCTGGCCTTACGGATCTCGGTGGTTTCCTCCACTACGGTCGCTTCCGTGACGGTGGCCGTGTTCTTGCCCTTGGTTTCCACGATCGCGGTTTCCTTGGTTGGCAACACTCCCGGGCCGTCGATGAATGCGCGGTTCTGCTCGTCGATCTTATAGCGGGCATCGATGTCCGCCTGGGCTTCGTAGAGCGAAGAGCCGTCGTTCACGATCTGGGGCTGGATGAAGATCAGGAGCTCCTCGCGATCCGCCGCGTTCGTGGTCTGTCCGAAGACCGGACCGATCCAAGGAATCTGGCTGAGGATCGGGATGCCCGAGCGCACCTTGCGGTCGCGGGTGGTGATCAGACCGCCGAGAACGATGGTCTCGTTGTTCGGCACCGTCACGGTGGTCACCAGTTCGCGGGTGGCGATGTTCGGCACCTCGCCTACCCCTTCGATGACTTGGGTGCCGAGCACTTCGTCATTGAGCAGGTAGATCTGCAGGGTGACCTCGTCCTTCGAATTCACCAGCGGGATGACTTCGAGGGTCAGCACCACATCGCGGTATTCGATGTTCGTGCTCTGGCCGGTCGTGCCGCTGTTGAAGCTGTTCGTCGGCACCGCGATGCGCTGACCGCTGGAGATGGTGCCCTTCTGGTTGTTCGACATGAACACCGTCGGGCGGGAAATCACGTTGAACTTGTCGGTCGCCTGAAGTGCCTTGAGGTAGACATTCATGTAGGGACCGATCTTCCCGTAGATACCCAGACCGGGTGCCGTGGAGGCCAGAGTGGTCGGATCGAAGGTCGAGCCGTTGAGAGGAATCACCGTGCCGCTGCCGCCGCTGCCGCCACGGCCACCAATCGCATTGTCCCCGCGGGTATCCAAGGTCCGGAGATAGTCGATGCCGAAGCTGAGATCCTTGCCGAGCGAGAGCTGGCCGAAGACGCAGGAGATCATGACCTGCTCCGCCTTCACATCGATCTCGTCGAGCAGCTTGGTAATGATTTCCAAGCTCGCCGGCGGGCCTTGGATCACGATCGAGTTGGTGATGTTGTCCGCCACCAACAAGGTTCGGCCCACCAAGAGGGATTCCGGAGCGCTGTTCACGTCGGGATCGCCCAAGCTGCCACCACCGCCGGATCCTCCACCGCCGGTCCCGCCACCGCCACCACCACCGAAGGAACTACCGCCGCCGAAAGAGCTATTGCCGCTGCCACCGCTGGAGCCGTTCCGGCCCGTTGCGGAGGTCCGGGAATTGCCACCGCCGGAGTTGCCGCCACCGAAGTTGGCACCCCGGGCTCCGCCGCTGCCGCCTGCGCCACCCGCGCCACCGGCACTTGCACCACCGGCTCCGCCGGCATTGCCGCTGAAGGCTCGCTGCAGCGCCTGCTCGGCCACCGGCAGGAAGTCGGCCACTGCCAGGAACTTCAGTTTCCGGCGCAGGAAGTTCTTCTGGTCGGTCGGCGAGTCGAAGCCGCGAACGAGCGTCTCAACAAAGACGATGTCCACCGGACGCCCCATCGCGAAGATCTCGTTGGTCCGGGTAGCCGGGACGATTTGGATCGGAATGTCTTCTCCAGCGCTGCCACCGCCATCCGCACCGCCGGCGGCCGCGGCTGCGGCACCACCCGCTTGGGCGAGGATCGGATTGGCAGGAGCTGCTGGCGCCGCACCCACCCGCTGGGTGCCGGCGGTGCGTTGCTGCTGCTGCTGCGTATTGAGAATTTCGTTCAGCGTCTCGGACAACTCTTGAACATCCGCGTACTGAACCTTGATAAAGCGCGTGGCGACCTGCTGCGAAGGCACGTCGATCTCCTGCTGGAGCTGGATCAAGCGGCGGATCAGCGAGGAACTCTCGGTGATCACGATCGACGAAGCATTCGGAACCGCGGCGATCGAGCCGTAGCTACCGAGCTGCCGCACTACCGCGGTGAAGGTCCGCTCCATTTCCTGGGGCTTGATGTACTTCAGCGGCATCACGTAGGTGACGACCTGCTCGCCCTCGGGAAGCAAGGACGCATCGGTGATCGTTTCCAGCGGCTGGGACGGGACATTCGGCGGCGACTGCGAGTAGATCAGCCGGTCGTGATTCTCGCCGGTCGGCACGAACACGAAGCCTTCGAGCAACGCTGCTTCCTTCAACAGTTTCGCGGCCTCCCCGTAAGTGATTGGCCCGCGCTGGACGAAGCGGAACTCCGCGGTCAGCGCTGCATTGCTGATAGTGACCCGTCGTCCGGTCAGCTCGGTGTAAATGTCGGCGAGCCGCTGTCCGTCGATCT
The Luteolibacter rhizosphaerae DNA segment above includes these coding regions:
- a CDS encoding YlbF family regulator, whose product is MTLLTETSPVMEKTRELCAAIAADGHFAKLQKDVERFLDDDAARLMYQTVHERGEELHHKQHAGVKLAPTEIREFEAARDELMRNEVASAFLDAQGELESLQRTIGKYVNMTLELGRVPTDKDIAEAEKGGCCGGGGCGC
- a CDS encoding sulfatase; this encodes MKVALLAFLSVQIAAAEPTRPNVLFILADDMKAALGCQGNILAKTPNLDRLAKSGVLFSKAYCQFPLCNPSRVSMLTGRYPKSTGVLGNRDEFRGAHPGWITLPQWFKQHGYVAASSGKIFHGGIDDPLSWTDSAMQDLKIEKRPKQTQWPQPGDETLSKDKRSDRRIVLEGNGDGHPENAVADRAIAFLRKQHEKPFFLACGFVQPHSPPTAPRVFYDKWRSEDFPLPQDFAPHPIVPEGFPQSSIRKTNADLFIGRDASEAEARQMIHAYHAAMSWSDWNAGRVLDELDRTGLSQNTIVVFWSDHGYQLGEKGKWSKAGSLFEAGARVPMIVRAPGISPAGARCERVVESIDLFPTLSALCGLPTPTGIEGRDLSPLLKEPNSAWEHPAFTIWSEDGKEATGISIRTEKWRYTEYPGDSAVLLDSANDPGETRNLVRDPAHAAVIKELSSKIAEFQGETR
- a CDS encoding tetratricopeptide repeat protein: MPEITEAELAPNVKALWLKALSAVQTNNHGYAVKLLQPVLKDAPAFLDGRKVLRKCESIVQGGPKKGGSIFGVKTGGMGLMKIASQVKKDPASAVPLIEAELEKDAYNAEANDLLFEAFNALGLPDSAAFALETVRQGHPENSKLLHKLADYYQSRDEPAKAAEVYRDIIKHHPTDSAAIKGEKDCTAKASMKSGGWSETAKMADLQRNKGEAAALDEASKTGLTRDQLEDRRDRLVMRYNEDTNNLATVKDLASIYEQLEDWEGAFNFYSWGFTLSNGDVALQTKAGHMKDKVADSHMKELEERAKSNPDDPEVQAMLAERRSARIAEAVEEAKKRVEINPTDPISRYELGQALFNAGDHSGAIPHLQQAKRNPHIQSKVLLLLGKTFKAKGMFDMASKQLADALADMHGMDNTKKEVLYEKGLIHEQMGDKDGALDSFKQIYEVDYGYRDVAQRVESSYGG
- a CDS encoding alpha/beta hydrolase family protein, which translates into the protein MKRIRRHVLRASAVLLLLAALLFGIIGWFGSEHLVSPKRRGLQDYHREILTNPDHYGLKIEAYTGPGKTPCLLVTPSAKPGEAKKSLIARDELAKRGVKLPDWGGQVGTVILLHGHGGRKEDHLPICERFCAAGFRCIVLDLPGQGEHPALYGTFGLREAPLVEKILDEASSRFAFQPSPAFLFGVSQGVSVALQTAARNPDKWAAVASIATFSSLDRPVLRSAQEMTPASLHFCCPAAALSVSCGARVRAGFWPADVRPARAASKLTMPVMISHGDKDPYIGIDQAREIFDALPSARKRFRVVEGADHNHVLSMGSHALYADVCQFFHEARTAQDTASGRSE
- a CDS encoding type II secretion system protein GspD; the encoded protein is MLPKPSNILAGLLLAGTVLAQNPAVPPQPGNPQAPAGPAGGPQIPAREPEAGPMPKAIDPSTVKQQGYIEPKIDGQRLADIYTELTGRRVTISNAALTAEFRFVQRGPITYGEAAKLLKEAALLEGFVFVPTGENHDRLIYSQSPPNVPSQPLETITDASLLPEGEQVVTYVMPLKYIKPQEMERTFTAVVRQLGSYGSIAAVPNASSIVITESSSLIRRLIQLQQEIDVPSQQVATRFIKVQYADVQELSETLNEILNTQQQQQRTAGTQRVGAAPAAPANPILAQAGGAAAAAAGGADGGGSAGEDIPIQIVPATRTNEIFAMGRPVDIVFVETLVRGFDSPTDQKNFLRRKLKFLAVADFLPVAEQALQRAFSGNAGGAGGASAGGAGGAGGSGGARGANFGGGNSGGGNSRTSATGRNGSSGGSGNSSFGGGSSFGGGGGGGTGGGGSGGGGSLGDPDVNSAPESLLVGRTLLVADNITNSIVIQGPPASLEIITKLLDEIDVKAEQVMISCVFGQLSLGKDLSFGIDYLRTLDTRGDNAIGGRGGSGGSGTVIPLNGSTFDPTTLASTAPGLGIYGKIGPYMNVYLKALQATDKFNVISRPTVFMSNNQKGTISSGQRIAVPTNSFNSGTTGQSTNIEYRDVVLTLEVIPLVNSKDEVTLQIYLLNDEVLGTQVIEGVGEVPNIATRELVTTVTVPNNETIVLGGLITTRDRKVRSGIPILSQIPWIGPVFGQTTNAADREELLIFIQPQIVNDGSSLYEAQADIDARYKIDEQNRAFIDGPGVLPTKETAIVETKGKNTATVTEATVVEETTEIRKASARPRKGFVKNR
- a CDS encoding Mrp/NBP35 family ATP-binding protein; this encodes MSPEFIKEALRNVRYPGFSRDIVSFGLVKEVRHENGSLYVQLEVATKDPKIPEQIFKDCHAALDHLPDVGSVKVEITVKDPQGAQGASSEALQGKSSIPGVKRIIAVASGKGGVGKSTVAANLAVALAKSGAKVGLCDCDLYGPSVAQLFGSHERPMANERDEIIPIEAYGLKLMSMGFLLEDRSPVIVRGPMATRYTQQFLRQVEWGELDYLVLDLPPGTGDIQLTIVQTVAVDGAVIVTTPQEMALIDARKAVSMFAKVNVPILGLIENMAWFECDHGQRYYLFGEGGGVREAAILNVPLLAQIPIDPQTRERGDAGTPVALIPAAEHPVSAAFQEVAAAMRAKLPVG
- a CDS encoding cytochrome-c peroxidase; protein product: MKTILLLPVLTLPALAEVPFQVAAETASIRFTPEGNGFVMEVNDPGNHAWMLQSTDNSSGWTNMATHRVFNGSLRIPVPRDGSRRLFRLNSDVAGQVSSSAANALILPGSPYNYANAALPAHLLTPQIQGQNNTPVTNPTTNAGAALGRVLFYDKRLSANQTVSCSSCHQAQHGFSDPRKFSVGFDGGLTDRNSMGLTNARYYLRENFFWDERAATLEDQVLMPIQNEVEMGMTLDLLVQRIDAEPFYDELFTAAFGTPEVNVTRISRALAQFVRSIVSGSSKYDLGVPTNFSNLTALENQGRQIFQGPAGGCAACHGSDNFVPGNAIFNNGLENPYVDKGLGEVTGLTSDEGFFKVSSLRNIELTAPYMHDGRFATLEQVVEFYNSGVVSHPNLSPQLRLPPGPPGSPPPQPRRLNLTAQQKTALVAFLKTLTDTSVTTHPKYSDPFRYQAQ